The Moorena producens PAL-8-15-08-1 genomic interval CCCGAACCAGGCTCCCTCATAATAAACGTTTCTTGAGCTATACGCTTCAGGGGGATATTTTTTTCCTGAGCTAGAGGATGATCGACCCGTGCGATCACAACCAGGGGGTTTTCTTGCACTGGTTTATAGCAGATCTCCTGGTTTTCTGGAAGCTGACTCATAATGTATAAGTCATCTAGATTCTCACTGAGACGACCAAGGATGTATTCGTGATTGGTGACTTGCAGAGAAATATCAATGCCTGGATAACGCTGGCAAAACGGACCTAGTAAACGAGGAATAAAATATTTAGCAGTTGTAATCACTGCTAAGCGCAGACGCCCCTGTTTTAAACCTTTGAGATCTGCCACTTTCATCTCAAACTGGTCTAAATTCTCAAAGATATCGCGGCAGGTTTTAACTAGTTCCTCACCAACCTGGGTCAGGTAGATTCGCTTACCTACCTGGTCAAACAGAGGCATACCAACAACTTTGGTTAGCTGCTTCACCTGCATAGAGACAGTGGGTTGGGTGAGAAACAGTTCCTCTGCAGCTCGTGTAAAGCTGTGGTGCCGAGCGACTGCTTCAAAGACCCTTAACTGATGCAATGTGGCTTGCTTCAATGATATTACTCCTATGAGGATATAGATCTTAGTCTTTGACAGTCTTTAAAGTCAGGAGTAGGGAGTGGGGAATGGGGACAAGAGAGTTTCATAGTGTTCATGGTGGACTTTTTTCCATGGTAGCTATTATGAATCTTTGGTACGTATGGGTAAGTTTCTTAAATCTGGTAGTTCTACAAGCTCTTTTTCTGCTTCCTTTACATTAACTGGTATTCTCAACGGTTGTGGTTGCTCCTCGATTAGGCAACTCGCTACTGGCAAGCTTTTCTCTAAATCTTCAAGAGGTCTAGGAATCACTGTCACAGCGGTTAGTTCACCAATACGCTGGGCTTCAGCCATTCCAACTTGTAAAG includes:
- a CDS encoding LysR family transcriptional regulator yields the protein MKQATLHQLRVFEAVARHHSFTRAAEELFLTQPTVSMQVKQLTKVVGMPLFDQVGKRIYLTQVGEELVKTCRDIFENLDQFEMKVADLKGLKQGRLRLAVITTAKYFIPRLLGPFCQRYPGIDISLQVTNHEYILGRLSENLDDLYIMSQLPENQEICYKPVQENPLVVIARVDHPLAQEKNIPLKRIAQETFIMREPGSGTRKAVQKLFDHHQISPKVRLDLGSNEAIKQAIAGGLGISILSRHTLVMEGVNSELVVLDVEHFPIERYWYAVYPRSKQLSIVAGTFLDYLLGSEPLIC